The proteins below are encoded in one region of Rhabdothermincola salaria:
- a CDS encoding AfsR/SARP family transcriptional regulator, with translation MGQHAFEVLGPLRVTGPSGDDLSPRGPLQRRLLGALLLEHGKVVSTDRLAEVLWGDRLPQRAPALLHSHVFRLRQQLPELDIEARPHGYQLDVPGAAIDAWRFEQAVSRACMIRPDDPDGALVLLDEALGSWRGEAFADLADTDAGRIEATRLSELRLLATEERFTTALHLGLADEALPDLEAFVRREPLRERPRELLMDALTASGRRADALRVYDSYRRQLAEELGVDPSAHLRRRHEQLLDAVEPADGGPRRPAPREDVPPADRHEATGFEEASLPRPVSSFVGRDELLGALAAQATHNRLLTLVGPGGVGKTRLVTELVHRIVDDFPDGRPFCDLTPVDGAGVAAAVASAFGIEPRAGVAPAERIAEVVRREHALLVLDNCEHVLDEVAGLVEDLVRSTEHLVVITTSRERLAVEGERIFAVDPLGVGGETSPAFELFVDRARAASSTFELDEASRIRVVRLCERLDGLPLAIELAASRLRSLTLEEITEGLESSTSVLRGGRRTVPRHRSLDAALTWSYRLLDDDERDVLAAAASFLQPFDVADVAAVAERPTADVRDVLADLVERSLVHRVGGRFSLLQVVRLFVNERTEDRADLTRLSLRHANRVAERAETANRVLRTALDDTPIADVRALVPDLRQAMTAALSSGDADLAVRLVVAVRDAAMHAMLPELMAWGEPAGELGDAVAHPLAADAFSIAALAAWKAGDLDAMRRLLQRAGETLARGGERDRYEHQGALGTEALAHGALDDAVAPLRRALECPEAVDDVLRQAEGGATLVICEAYAHRAEACTHAERLLTDVAPRAGAVPASWCWYAAGECLLDAEPMVARGHLQRAVELARAGGATFVEGVAGASLASLDARSGDTTAAVGHYRWLLPLWLRAGVRSPLRTMLRTVTELLCQQGFDDAAARLLGVVTAPGAGHEVVGDDDVRLRTVRATLERRMGRAQLEIRLEEGRALDDAAAAQEATAAFDQMA, from the coding sequence ATGGGTCAACATGCATTCGAGGTGCTCGGGCCCCTCCGTGTCACGGGCCCGTCCGGGGACGACCTGAGCCCCCGGGGGCCCCTTCAGCGGCGGCTCCTCGGTGCTCTCCTGCTCGAGCACGGCAAAGTCGTCTCCACCGACCGGCTGGCCGAGGTCCTCTGGGGGGACCGCCTTCCGCAACGGGCGCCGGCTCTGCTGCACTCGCACGTGTTCCGCCTGCGCCAGCAGCTCCCGGAGCTCGACATCGAGGCTCGACCACACGGCTACCAGCTCGACGTGCCGGGCGCGGCGATCGACGCGTGGCGGTTCGAGCAGGCCGTGTCGAGGGCGTGCATGATCCGCCCCGACGACCCCGACGGGGCCCTGGTCCTCCTCGACGAGGCCCTCGGGTCCTGGCGCGGCGAGGCCTTCGCCGACCTCGCCGACACCGATGCCGGACGCATCGAGGCCACCCGGCTCAGCGAGCTCCGGCTGTTGGCGACCGAGGAGCGCTTCACGACCGCTCTTCACCTGGGCCTCGCCGACGAGGCCCTCCCCGATCTCGAGGCCTTCGTCCGCCGTGAGCCCTTGCGGGAACGGCCTCGGGAGCTCCTCATGGACGCGTTGACCGCGTCCGGCCGGCGTGCCGATGCGCTGCGGGTCTACGACTCGTACCGGCGGCAGTTGGCCGAGGAGCTGGGGGTGGACCCGTCGGCCCATCTGCGTCGTCGTCACGAGCAGCTCCTCGACGCGGTCGAGCCGGCCGACGGTGGACCACGGCGACCGGCCCCAAGGGAGGATGTCCCTCCGGCCGATCGGCACGAGGCCACCGGGTTCGAAGAGGCCTCGCTGCCACGGCCCGTCTCGTCGTTCGTCGGGCGCGACGAGTTGCTCGGCGCCCTGGCGGCCCAGGCGACCCACAACCGCCTGCTCACGTTGGTGGGGCCGGGCGGCGTCGGCAAGACACGCCTGGTCACCGAGTTGGTGCACCGGATCGTCGACGACTTTCCCGACGGTCGCCCCTTCTGCGACCTCACCCCGGTGGACGGTGCCGGCGTCGCCGCGGCCGTGGCGTCGGCCTTCGGCATCGAGCCCCGGGCGGGCGTGGCACCGGCCGAGCGGATCGCCGAGGTGGTCCGTCGGGAGCACGCGCTGCTCGTCCTCGACAACTGCGAACACGTCCTCGACGAGGTCGCCGGTCTCGTCGAGGACCTCGTACGGTCCACCGAACACCTCGTCGTGATCACCACCAGCCGGGAACGCCTGGCCGTGGAAGGCGAACGGATCTTCGCCGTGGACCCACTCGGGGTGGGTGGCGAGACCAGCCCCGCCTTCGAGCTGTTCGTCGACCGGGCGCGCGCCGCCTCCTCGACGTTCGAGCTCGACGAGGCCAGCCGGATCCGGGTCGTCCGGCTCTGCGAGCGGCTGGACGGGCTCCCGCTGGCCATCGAACTGGCGGCGTCACGGCTGCGATCGCTCACCCTCGAAGAGATCACCGAGGGTCTGGAGTCCAGCACCTCGGTGCTCCGGGGTGGCCGCCGCACGGTGCCTCGGCACCGCTCCCTCGACGCCGCCCTCACCTGGTCGTATCGACTGCTCGACGACGACGAACGTGACGTGCTGGCCGCGGCGGCGAGCTTCCTCCAACCCTTCGACGTCGCCGACGTGGCCGCCGTGGCCGAACGGCCCACGGCCGACGTTCGCGACGTCCTGGCTGATCTGGTCGAGCGCTCACTCGTCCACCGGGTCGGCGGCCGCTTCTCGCTGCTCCAGGTGGTCCGCCTCTTCGTGAACGAGCGCACCGAGGACCGGGCCGACCTGACCCGGCTGTCGCTCCGGCACGCGAACAGGGTGGCCGAGCGAGCCGAAACGGCCAACCGGGTCCTGCGCACGGCGCTGGACGACACACCCATCGCCGACGTGCGGGCCTTGGTCCCCGACCTGCGACAGGCCATGACCGCCGCTCTCTCGTCGGGCGACGCCGATCTCGCCGTGCGGTTGGTCGTGGCCGTCCGCGATGCGGCCATGCACGCCATGCTCCCGGAGCTCATGGCATGGGGAGAGCCGGCCGGAGAGCTCGGCGACGCCGTCGCGCACCCACTCGCCGCCGACGCCTTCTCGATCGCCGCACTCGCCGCGTGGAAGGCCGGCGACCTCGACGCCATGCGTCGGCTCCTCCAGCGGGCCGGAGAGACCTTGGCGCGAGGTGGGGAGCGCGACCGCTACGAACACCAAGGAGCCCTGGGCACCGAGGCACTGGCCCACGGCGCGCTCGACGACGCCGTGGCGCCCCTGCGTCGCGCGCTCGAGTGCCCGGAAGCCGTGGACGACGTGCTGCGCCAGGCCGAAGGCGGCGCCACGCTCGTCATCTGCGAGGCCTATGCCCACCGGGCCGAGGCGTGCACCCACGCCGAGCGCCTCCTCACCGACGTGGCTCCTCGCGCGGGTGCCGTCCCCGCCTCGTGGTGCTGGTACGCCGCCGGCGAGTGCCTGCTCGACGCAGAACCGATGGTCGCTCGTGGTCACCTGCAGCGGGCGGTGGAGCTGGCCCGGGCCGGCGGGGCCACCTTCGTCGAGGGCGTGGCCGGGGCATCGCTGGCCTCGCTGGACGCCCGTTCCGGGGACACGACTGCCGCCGTCGGGCACTACCGGTGGTTGCTGCCCCTCTGGCTGCGCGCCGGCGTGCGCTCACCGTTGAGGACGATGTTGCGCACCGTCACCGAGCTGCTCTGCCAGCAGGGCTTCGACGACGCCGCGGCCCGGCTCCTCGGCGTGGTCACCGCACCCGGTGCCGGGCACGAGGTGGTGGGCGACGACGACGTCCGGCTCCGGACCGTGAGGGCCACGCTCGAGCGCAGGATGGGACGGGCGCAGCTCGAGATCCGGCTCGAAGAGGGCCGCGCCCTCGACGACGCGGCCGCCGCCCAGGAGGCGACGGCCGCGTTCGACCAGATGGCCTGA
- a CDS encoding alpha/beta hydrolase → MRPRQPVEEGTVDQDGTSVHYEVFGAGEHTLVLLPPWMVVHSRIWKAQIAGLSDHFRIVTYDARGCGRSDRPTDPSAYVPHQHAADALAVMSATRTDQAVLVGNSYGGLLALLLAASATDLVEGAVFIGPSVDLAGDVDAPLTRALATFDEELEVEEGWGRYNRHAWARDFPGFVRWFTETALAEPHATKPREEALAWGLDTTPEVLTATVAARAATPPHQTAAALRSLVASVTCPSLVIQGGLDVICPPEWGRRLATGLGSELVEMPEAAHCPQVRYPIEVNRIIRSFMDRRVSAVPEPPGAGRMTDPDPGTPSAVAAIRRPRPPRVLYLSSPIGLGHARRDLAIATELRTLAPDVRIDWLAQDPVTRVLDAAGETVHPASLRLASESAHLESEMGEHDLHVFEALRRMDEILVTNFSVFADLTESAGYDLVVGDESWEVDHFLHEHPALKRARFAWLSDFVGIVPMASGGEREAFVAADWNREMIGHVERRPHVRDLSIFVGDPDDVVPHTFGAGLPSIAEWTAEHYEFSGYITGFDPAELDHTRLRAELGYRDDEVVVIASVGGSAVGLPLLRRIVAAHPLAAEEIPGLRTVIVTGPRIDPGALPDVAGVEKRAFVPDLHRHLAACDLAVVQGGLTTTMELTAAQRPFVYLPLLDHFEQQIHVRHRLDRHGAGRALEYAAATPEALAAAMADELRRDRPPYRPVPRCGARRAASLLVELL, encoded by the coding sequence ATGCGGCCACGCCAGCCAGTCGAGGAGGGCACCGTCGACCAGGACGGGACGTCCGTGCACTATGAGGTCTTCGGCGCCGGCGAGCACACGCTGGTGCTGCTCCCGCCGTGGATGGTCGTGCACAGCCGGATCTGGAAGGCTCAGATCGCCGGGCTCTCCGACCACTTCCGGATCGTCACCTACGACGCCCGCGGCTGCGGCCGCTCCGACCGGCCGACCGATCCCTCCGCCTACGTCCCCCACCAGCACGCGGCCGACGCCCTCGCCGTCATGAGCGCGACCCGGACCGATCAGGCGGTCCTCGTGGGCAACTCCTACGGCGGCCTGCTGGCCCTGCTGCTGGCGGCATCGGCGACCGACCTGGTCGAGGGCGCCGTGTTCATCGGCCCGTCGGTCGACCTGGCCGGGGACGTCGACGCACCCCTCACCCGGGCCCTCGCGACCTTCGACGAGGAACTCGAGGTCGAGGAGGGTTGGGGTCGCTACAACCGTCACGCCTGGGCCCGGGACTTTCCCGGGTTCGTGCGGTGGTTCACCGAGACCGCCCTGGCCGAGCCGCACGCCACCAAGCCCCGCGAGGAGGCGTTGGCGTGGGGGCTCGACACCACCCCCGAGGTGCTCACCGCGACCGTCGCCGCCCGGGCCGCCACCCCACCGCACCAGACCGCGGCCGCGCTGCGCTCGTTGGTGGCGTCGGTGACCTGCCCCTCCCTGGTCATCCAGGGCGGACTCGACGTGATCTGCCCACCCGAGTGGGGCCGCCGCCTCGCCACCGGCCTCGGTTCGGAGCTGGTCGAGATGCCTGAGGCCGCCCACTGCCCCCAGGTCCGCTACCCGATCGAGGTGAACCGGATCATCCGATCCTTCATGGACCGCCGGGTGTCGGCCGTCCCGGAGCCTCCGGGAGCCGGCCGGATGACCGATCCCGACCCCGGGACCCCGAGTGCGGTGGCCGCCATCCGGCGTCCGAGGCCACCGCGCGTGCTGTACCTGTCCTCCCCGATCGGTCTGGGCCACGCCCGCCGTGACCTGGCGATCGCCACGGAACTGCGGACGCTGGCGCCGGACGTGCGGATCGACTGGCTGGCCCAGGACCCGGTGACACGTGTGCTCGACGCGGCTGGTGAGACCGTGCACCCGGCCAGCCTTCGCCTCGCCAGCGAGTCTGCGCACCTCGAGAGCGAGATGGGGGAGCACGACCTCCACGTGTTCGAGGCCCTGCGCCGCATGGACGAGATCCTGGTCACGAACTTCAGCGTGTTCGCCGACCTCACCGAGAGCGCCGGCTACGACCTCGTCGTCGGCGACGAGTCGTGGGAGGTGGACCACTTCCTGCACGAGCATCCGGCACTGAAGCGAGCTCGCTTCGCCTGGCTGTCCGACTTCGTCGGCATCGTCCCCATGGCGTCCGGCGGCGAACGTGAAGCCTTCGTCGCCGCCGACTGGAACCGCGAGATGATCGGCCACGTCGAACGTCGACCCCACGTCCGGGATCTGTCGATCTTCGTCGGCGATCCCGACGACGTCGTCCCGCACACCTTCGGCGCCGGACTCCCGTCCATCGCCGAGTGGACGGCCGAGCACTACGAGTTCAGCGGCTACATCACCGGTTTCGACCCGGCCGAGCTCGACCACACCCGGCTTCGGGCCGAGCTGGGCTACCGCGACGACGAGGTCGTCGTCATCGCGTCGGTCGGCGGCTCCGCCGTCGGGCTGCCGTTGCTCCGGCGGATCGTCGCCGCCCATCCGTTGGCGGCTGAGGAGATCCCCGGGCTGCGTACTGTGATCGTCACCGGTCCGAGGATCGATCCGGGCGCCCTCCCCGACGTCGCCGGGGTCGAGAAGCGGGCGTTCGTGCCCGACCTGCACCGCCACCTGGCGGCGTGCGACCTCGCCGTCGTGCAAGGCGGGCTCACGACGACGATGGAGCTCACCGCGGCCCAGCGGCCGTTCGTGTACCTGCCCCTGCTCGACCACTTCGAACAGCAGATCCACGTCCGCCATCGCCTCGACCGCCATGGCGCCGGTCGGGCCCTCGAGTACGCCGCGGCTACGCCCGAGGCCCTCGCCGCGGCGATGGCCGATGAGCTGCGCCGTGATCGGCCGCCCTATCGCCCCGTGCCCCGGTGCGGCGCTCGCCGCGCCGCGTCGCTGCTCGTCGAGCTGCTGTGA
- a CDS encoding acyl-CoA dehydrogenase family protein — protein MTLIEDPSTDATRRLPDHDTLAGFRDRARVADEHNEYFHEDLAVLREIGYLGAAVPEELGGWGYDLRQLGRAQRRLATYAPATALAMTMHHYWVGIAVEYERAGDPSLRWILERAVAGDVFAAGHAETGNDAPVVMSTATAVKVDGGYVVNGHKMFGSNGPAWAHLGVHALDTSTPDQPVVVHGFVPREAPGVTVVPNWDTLGMRPSQSYDTVLDDVFVPDDRIGAITPAGDESDLFLFAMNLWFVGQVGNVYLGIAERALELAVHSATTKSSVAIPRGTYAHNPMVQHQVAEMYLEFDAADATVRRFVDDCVDGVDHGDRWGAKIVSAKWRAVEAAKRVVDVALDVAGGAGMVRGHELERLYRDVRCGGFHPTNDALTHETAGKALLGIDPAGPRW, from the coding sequence ATGACCCTCATCGAAGATCCCAGCACCGACGCCACCAGGCGACTTCCGGACCACGACACGCTCGCCGGGTTCCGCGACCGGGCCCGCGTGGCCGACGAGCACAACGAGTACTTCCACGAGGACCTGGCCGTCCTGCGCGAGATCGGGTACCTCGGTGCCGCCGTCCCCGAGGAGCTCGGCGGTTGGGGATACGACCTGCGCCAGCTCGGACGCGCCCAACGTCGGTTGGCCACCTATGCCCCGGCGACCGCCCTCGCCATGACCATGCACCACTACTGGGTCGGCATCGCCGTGGAGTACGAGAGGGCGGGCGACCCGTCACTGCGCTGGATCCTCGAGCGGGCCGTCGCCGGCGACGTGTTCGCCGCCGGTCACGCCGAGACCGGCAACGACGCCCCGGTCGTGATGTCGACCGCGACGGCGGTGAAGGTCGACGGTGGCTACGTCGTCAACGGCCACAAGATGTTCGGGTCGAACGGACCGGCATGGGCCCACCTCGGGGTGCACGCGCTCGACACGAGCACCCCCGACCAGCCGGTCGTGGTGCACGGCTTCGTGCCCCGTGAGGCACCTGGCGTCACCGTCGTCCCCAACTGGGACACCCTCGGGATGCGGCCCTCGCAGAGCTACGACACGGTCCTCGACGACGTGTTCGTCCCCGATGACCGCATCGGAGCGATCACGCCGGCGGGCGACGAGAGCGACCTGTTCCTCTTCGCCATGAACCTGTGGTTCGTGGGCCAGGTCGGCAACGTGTACCTCGGCATCGCGGAGCGCGCCCTGGAACTGGCGGTCCACTCGGCCACCACCAAGAGCTCGGTGGCGATCCCCCGCGGGACCTACGCCCACAACCCGATGGTGCAGCACCAGGTCGCCGAGATGTACCTGGAGTTCGACGCCGCCGACGCGACGGTCCGGCGCTTCGTGGACGACTGCGTCGACGGGGTCGACCACGGCGACCGGTGGGGGGCCAAGATCGTCTCGGCCAAGTGGCGGGCCGTCGAGGCGGCCAAACGTGTGGTCGACGTCGCCCTGGATGTCGCCGGCGGTGCGGGCATGGTGCGAGGCCACGAGCTCGAACGCCTCTACCGCGACGTGCGGTGTGGCGGCTTCCATCCGACCAACGACGCGCTCACCCACGAGACCGCCGGCAAGGCGCTGCTGGGCATCGACCCCGCGGGTCCACGCTGGTGA